GCGGGCGACGAGGAGTGGCGCGCGCGAGCTCGCGGCACTATCCATGAGGGCGCGTCATGGTCCAGCCCTCGCTCTCCCCGGCGTCGCCCGGCACCTTTCCATCGCTCGTCATCCGGGCGAACCTGCTCGAGCCGCGCGGCGCGTTCGCCGAGGCCCAGGCCGAGTACCTGGAGCCCGATCCGGCCACCGTGGCGCGCCTGCGCGAGCTCCTCGCGGCTCATGGCGCCGGCGTCGTGGCTCACTTCTACATGGGGCCCGAGCTCCAGGGCACTCTCGCCGCATGCGACTGGCCACACATCCACATCGCGGACTCGCTGCTCATGGCCTCGCGCGCCGTCGAGATGGCCCAGGCGGGCGCGCGCGCCATCGTCGTGCTCGGCGTCGATTTCATGAGCGAGAACGTCCGCGCCATCCTCGACGGCTCGGGCTTCTCACACGTCCCGGTGTACCGCGTCGATACCCGCGCCATCGGCTGCTCGCTCGCCGAGTCTGCGGAAGCGCCAGCCTATGGCGCGTATCTCACCCGCGCCGCGCGCCATCCGCGCTCGCTCCACGTGGTCTACGTGAACACGAGCTTACGCGTGAAGGCCAAGGCGCAAGCGCTCTTACCGACCATCACCTGCACCTCGTCGAACGTGGTCTCCATGGTGCTCGGCGCCGCGGCCGCGCTCCCCGGCGTTCAGGTGTGGTTCGGGCCGGACACCTACATGGGCAAGAACCTCCACGGTATGTTCTCGTCGCTCGCCGAGCTCGGCGACGACACCGTGCGCTCGCTCCATCCCGCGCACGACGCCGCGAGCGTCCGTCGCCTGGTCGAGCGCTTCCACTACTTCGGGCAGGGCATCTGCGTGGTGCATCACCTGTTCGCCGACCAGGTGGTCGAGCGGACCCGCCACGACTACCCGGACGCGATGATCACCGC
Above is a window of Deltaproteobacteria bacterium DNA encoding:
- the nadA gene encoding quinolinate synthase NadA yields the protein MVQPSLSPASPGTFPSLVIRANLLEPRGAFAEAQAEYLEPDPATVARLRELLAAHGAGVVAHFYMGPELQGTLAACDWPHIHIADSLLMASRAVEMAQAGARAIVVLGVDFMSENVRAILDGSGFSHVPVYRVDTRAIGCSLAESAEAPAYGAYLTRAARHPRSLHVVYVNTSLRVKAKAQALLPTITCTSSNVVSMVLGAAAALPGVQVWFGPDTYMGKNLHGMFSSLAELGDDTVRSLHPAHDAASVRRLVERFHYFGQGICVVHHLFADQVVERTRHDYPDAMITAHLEVPGEMFGLGLERQRQGLGVVGSTSNILGFINSKVDEALGRSDRGRLQFILGTESGMITAIARSVQEKLRAHDGHELAVEIVFPVAGEALAPGDATLPVVPGVAAGEGCSTAGGCATCPYMKMNSLDALLALLERLGTAPPDELA